The DNA segment AAACAGTGAAGTTAAAATAGAACCGGTCTTGAACGAAAGCAAAGTCATCGACGATCCATTGGAAGAAGAGGAAACAAATCCACGGGACGCACCGGAAAAGCAAACGCGAGCATCTCATGAGGTGGTGGACTCAGGAACACAATGGAGCCCGCATGAGGCCATTCACCGCGCCACTGGTGAGTTGCATAGAAACGCTCTCGCTTTTTTTGTCAATCTATTTCGGAATCTGGCCAAGTCCATATCAATTCAGTTTCTATATTTAATCTATGTCATAAGCTTGGAGATATTATGAACAGATATTGTTGCATTTTCTTCCGACGATTACAGGTATAAGTCCGGATCGTGCAGACGAAGAGGAAAGCAAACACTTGAAAGAAACCAACAATGATAAAATCCCGGATGTAGAGACAGCACCGTCTGATGATCAACATGCGCTGGAGATAAAAGAATCAATCAAAAATGATTCAGCGGAAAATTTTCATCCGGAGAAGAATGATTTTGGTGATAAGTGCGACGTTACTTTAGAAGCTCCTTTGAAGCCTGACTCCGACATCAAGATGaacgaagataaaaaagttgatGCAGAAGCAAAGgaagaaactgaaaaaaaagatCTAGAGGACGCTAAAAACATTGaggaagaagaggaggaggacaCACAACGTGTGCAGAGAAGCATGTCAGACAGTCATCTCAACAACATGGATGCAGCAGCTGGAGAAAGGGATGTTCCAAATGATGAAGATCTCGCAGTGAGAGGTGTAACCAAGGTAACCGTGAACATACCTGACAAAACCTAATCCAACCGAGATTGTTTAGGGATTTCAATTGTAATGTTGCTGATGGAGGGTTGGAGCTGGATTGAATTATTTTCAGAGATATCTGCTGTACAGCAGCTAACAGAGTCATTCACTGACACAAGAACTGAAACGgtttatattaaaaattatCGTTAACGCTGTTCGCGTAAACGTCTACCTAATTGTACGACGTGTACTGTCCCATAGCTATATTGTTTTCCAGAAGGCTTTGTTGCAATTCCAGAAAGGCCACAACAAGTTCTTTGTGTGATATAGGCGATGGGTATTGTTCTATAAGCGCCTAATATTTCCAAGCGATGTACTGGAAGTttaatttattgcttttaccACAAATGCACTTTGATTACGACGCACTTAGCAACTCTTTTGTTGATGTTATAATTGTAACTTAATAAATTCCTTTGATATTGCGCATAGACTTTAAAAATTTGAGATAACAGTTTAGATGAAGAATGAGACAAGACAAAATGCTAATAGTAATAGAGTGGTGGTGTGTAGTGCAGTAATAGTAATAGTGAGTAAAAAATACACCCAATCAGATTTTGTAGAGCTGAATACACCACCTAAAGGCCTACCGTGACAGCAATAACTAACCGTCAGCGGAAATTAGAACAATTCACTTATTGTGTGTTAAACTGTGCACTTCTGGTGTGCAGCACGTGATTGCTATATTCACGACGACGTCACCAACATGAATGAATATTTTCACCAACCAATGaatattttaactttcttAGACAAGAAACAAACGTACCCTGTATAATGGATAAAATTATATACAATAGATCAACAAGTTTTATGACCAAATCAAACCGCCTTCAAAGTATGACTGCGGTTCAGTGTAGATTTATAAACGTGAAAATAGGGAATACTTcgattaaaaattaaattccGTAATCCAAGATTGAAACCGTTAAGAAAACGTAGAGGTTTTGTTGCAACTATTTATATTAAGTTATACTTGAAAGGACCAGTTGGCTTTATTGCAACGAATGTGGTAAGTCAATGTCAAGTATACGTTTTCCAGTTTCGATTTACTAATTAAATTTGGCGGGAAAAAGACAACGATGTTACGAAAGTGTCTCTGGTGAGTGTTGAGCAAATCGAATCAACTTGTGTAGGTTTTCTTTGtctttttaggtttttgttGTATCTAAAATAAAGTGAATTCTTAAGTCGAACAAACTCTTCTCTGCGATATGCTCGCACTCACAGCAGCACGAGCACCCTAAGATATAAAACTGTAGTATTTTGAATCTCTCTCACTTTTCTATTTGCTGCAACCGATGATGGTCGTTGGCGTGAGCTTAACAAAAGTTTCCTGAATACTTTCTCGGATTGCTTTCTTTCGTCCAATGGCAACAATGAAAAGTGAAAAACCTGACGTAATAAAACATTATCATGTgagaaaatgaaaacagatttaaaaatagaaaataaaacatatatatatatacatagaTATACATTTAGCTACACCTGTTTTTCCTAAGTTGGTCACGGTTTTTAACGGATGGCTACCAGGATGGTGGTCACttgtaattgtaataaaaCCCACTAAGAACCACATAAACTTACCCTGCAGTGAGTTGAAGATGGTGAATATATAAGCAAATGCAAGGCTCACATCACTACTGTTAAAGATTAGGAATCCGAATATCCAGGTGATGCCGaacatcacaaacaaaatGACAGAGAACTTTAAACGTCGTTTCGCTTCTTtgtattgttgtttatttttattacgaGTAAcctatatatatttatgcaCATTTAACCtatatttataattaaaatcGTTATAGAATAACTATACATAGGTTTTGGGTTCACTTAGCagatttcaatatttttggaCAACAACAACGTTTTAGCAGTTTTAAGCCTCAAAGACTCACCTTTTCTCCAGGTCTCTTTTTCGAGAAAAAGCTGATGACTGACCAAAGATAAAGCAATAAGTTGCAGGATAAAACAATCGCAGCCGGGATTATCACCAAGTACAACATCATGTCGGGAACTATCCAGCATCTTGTAAGAATATTCCATCGATCATATTTAATAACGTAAACGTCGCAATGAAACTTTCCAATATTATAACGTTGTCGCTCACAACAGAAATTAGTTAGTTTACATAAAAGCAGCCTATAGTGTGAATTTGTGCGAACTCTTATTGTCGAAACGTTATTTGTTCACTTTTCATGTAATAGGTGTTATTTGTATGCTGCAATAAATTTCAATGCTAGGAATGATTAATTATCGACTAACCTAAATTTTCCTTCTATTGTTGTTATCTTCTTAGTGGTGACATCGTTAACTTGACCTGCGTACCACTGTGGTTTGAGTGTGGCGACCAACCCAACTAGAACAACTGGCAACCCCCAGCCAAGGCATAAAAATGATATTACGAACTTTTTGGAGGAGAAAGTTGTCTTGAAATGTATAGGCTGAAGAGTAA comes from the Clavelina lepadiformis chromosome 5, kaClaLepa1.1, whole genome shotgun sequence genome and includes:
- the LOC143458756 gene encoding adhesion G-protein coupled receptor G6-like, which gives rise to MDLIGPQKCNHLTNFASLFAFGNITDNRGLDILTYVGCSISGIASLLTIIALLITWKSVKVQMRQSTKFVMLNLSFSLFLLNILILISEIPGVRSDEGKCKAVAGTLHFALISAFLWMFAQAVPVFISIINPIHFKTTFSSKKFVISFLCLGWGLPVVLVGLVATLKPQWYAGQVNDVTTKKITTIEGKFRCWIVPDMMLYLVIIPAAIVLSCNLLLYLWSVISFFSKKRPGEKVTRNKNKQQYKEAKRRLKFSVILFVMFGITWIFGFLIFNSSDVSLAFAYIFTIFNSLQGFSLFIVAIGRKKAIRESIQETFVKLTPTTIIGCSK